From the Desulfovibrio sp. JY genome, one window contains:
- a CDS encoding glycosyltransferase — MRIFVPAMGRVNTSNRDGSEVRFAEIAKRWLAAGVELLLLLPRREIGVLESQGVRASWQVHWEPFSDESDGLWNVLRTYLWRILTCPFARYPKNVDAVYAPSDFLFDLLPALLCRWRNPGAKLVVCVFLIAPNPFKGYENVFGGKKRLPTVRGVLYYVTQWLSVAMARLAGATLLVLNSLDKDSLLAMGAKPEKVHVVTMGVDREFFDSVSPVEETPVYDGIFLGRLHPQKGLFDLVRIWRMVCDARPGSRLGVIGGGSDWWFAKLTQEIKDAGLSGNVDLLGFRQGAEKVRLLKAAGCFLMPSHYESFGQVAVEAMASGLPVVAYDLPIYREIFPTGMVKTPLEDTRAFADAVLCVLNEPGCREAAVMAARERAAAFEWSAIAARETELVKNA; from the coding sequence ATGCGCATATTCGTGCCGGCCATGGGTCGGGTCAATACCAGCAACCGGGACGGCAGCGAGGTCCGGTTTGCCGAGATAGCCAAGCGGTGGCTGGCCGCCGGGGTGGAGTTGCTGCTGCTGTTGCCCAGGCGGGAGATCGGGGTTTTGGAGTCCCAGGGCGTGCGGGCCTCGTGGCAGGTGCACTGGGAGCCGTTTTCGGACGAGTCGGACGGGCTGTGGAACGTCCTGCGCACCTATCTGTGGCGCATTTTGACCTGTCCGTTCGCGCGGTATCCGAAAAATGTGGACGCGGTGTACGCACCGTCGGATTTCCTGTTCGACCTGTTGCCGGCCTTGTTGTGTCGCTGGCGCAATCCCGGGGCCAAGCTCGTGGTCTGCGTGTTTCTCATCGCGCCCAACCCCTTCAAGGGCTACGAGAACGTCTTTGGCGGCAAGAAGCGGCTGCCCACGGTGCGCGGCGTGCTCTATTACGTCACCCAGTGGCTGTCGGTGGCCATGGCGCGCTTGGCCGGGGCGACCCTGCTCGTGCTCAATTCCCTGGACAAGGATTCGCTTCTTGCCATGGGCGCCAAGCCGGAGAAGGTGCACGTGGTGACCATGGGCGTGGACAGGGAATTTTTCGACAGTGTCTCGCCTGTGGAGGAAACGCCGGTCTATGACGGCATTTTTCTGGGGCGGCTGCATCCGCAAAAAGGGCTTTTCGATCTGGTGCGCATCTGGCGGATGGTGTGCGACGCCCGGCCGGGAAGCAGGCTTGGGGTCATCGGCGGCGGCAGCGACTGGTGGTTTGCCAAGCTGACCCAGGAGATCAAGGACGCGGGGCTTTCGGGCAACGTGGACCTGCTCGGATTTCGCCAGGGCGCGGAGAAGGTGCGGCTCCTTAAAGCCGCCGGCTGTTTCCTCATGCCGAGCCATTACGAGAGCTTCGGCCAGGTGGCGGTGGAGGCCATGGCCAGCGGGCTTCCGGTGGTGGCCTACGATCTGCCGATTTACCGCGAGATTTTCCCTACCGGCATGGTCAAAACGCCGCTCGAGGATACCCGGGCTTTCGCCGATGCGGTGCTGTGCGTGTTAAACGAGCCCGGATGCCGGGAGGCGGCCGTAATGGCTGCTCGCGAGCGCGCCGCCGCCTTCGAGTGGTCGGCCATTGCCGCCCGGGAAACGGAACTTGTCAAAAACGCCTGA